In Myxococcus fulvus, the following proteins share a genomic window:
- a CDS encoding nuclear transport factor 2 family protein — protein MKLSLLLLSCLVSLPAFAQTTAKDTTAARQQITAVVDDFREAIIEKDKKKFLGLFLREDVTWQSVDGDELMKRRRQKNPQATRINLTARETPARFIEGIVADKERSEEKFTNVRIDTDGTIASVSFEFTFHLDDRVINRGQESWHLVNTDSGWKIASVIWSNN, from the coding sequence TCTCTCCTGCTGCTCTCCTGTCTCGTGTCCCTGCCCGCCTTCGCGCAAACAACGGCCAAGGACACCACCGCCGCCCGTCAGCAGATCACCGCCGTGGTCGACGACTTCCGCGAAGCCATCATCGAGAAGGACAAGAAGAAGTTCCTCGGCTTGTTCCTGCGCGAGGACGTCACCTGGCAGTCCGTCGATGGCGATGAGCTCATGAAGCGCCGTCGGCAGAAGAACCCCCAGGCGACCCGCATCAATCTGACGGCACGCGAGACCCCGGCGCGGTTCATCGAGGGAATCGTGGCGGACAAGGAGCGGAGCGAGGAGAAGTTCACCAACGTCCGTATCGACACGGACGGCACCATCGCCTCGGTCTCGTTCGAATTCACCTTCCACCTCGACGACCGCGTCATCAATCGAGGCCAGGAGAGCTGGCACCTGGTGAACACGGACTCGGGCTGGAAGATCGCCTCCGTCATCTGGTCCAACAACTAG